The Oncorhynchus clarkii lewisi isolate Uvic-CL-2024 chromosome 31, UVic_Ocla_1.0, whole genome shotgun sequence genome includes the window AACGAAGATTTCCCGAATGTAGGGAACTGAGGTTTATTGTCCTTACCTGCGCAGGGTGGGCTCACACGGCGTTGAAGCTCTATAACGAGAGTCGCAGGGAGGATGCGCCCTGGTCACATGGGAAGGTCATACGATTCGTCCAATCGCTGACGCTCAACGTGTAAACAGCCTCAGCGGCCATTATTGCTCACTTGTCTTGGAAATAAAGAGTTGGAGAACAAAACAAAAGCAACAACGGACAGCTTTGAACCTTCACCTGGTAAGTTGACCTTTATGAAATATATCGTAACGTTATATTAACATTGATGTGGTCCATATAAAACAGAAATGTGTGTGCCTAGTTGCTGCTTTAAGCCTTTATAGCGAGTCTTAAGAACGACTCGCTACAAgtttctttaaataaataaaacctttatttaactaggcaagtcagttaagaagaaattcttatttacaatgacggcctacaccccaaacccggacgacgctaggccaattgtgcgcctatgggactcccaatcacggccggttgtgttacagcctggattcgaaccagggtgtctgtagtgacgcatcgagcactgagatgcagtgccttagaccgcgcTACTCGGAAACTCGGATTGTTTATTGCTGTGTCTTATTATTACTGTGTTCTGAAATATTGTAATTGTTCCTCTGTTGGTCTATTTTTGAAGATACAACTAACTTATCTCATCTTTGTTACAGCCAAAATGAAAGACCCAAGTCGCATCAACAACACCCCAAGCCTCAGCAACAGCGAACTTATCCTACACGGACAGTTCATCAATGATGACAATCCTTTTGCTGAATACATGTGGATGGAGAACGAGGAGGAATTCAACAGACAGGTACTCTACTTATTCTGCCTATTTATCAGGTACTAGATTAGGTAGCTAGTTGATTTAATATTTAATGCCTATTCCACATACAAAGAAATAGCTGTTTTTGTAATAGCAATGTATCATTATTTCAATAATTTAGTGTTTTGCGAAGAGTGGGTGTCTAAATTATTTTGAATGCTTTGTCCCCAGATTGAGGAGGAGCTGTGGGAGGAGGAGTTCATTGAGCAGTGTTTCCAGGAGAtgttggaggaagaggagaacgaATGGTTCATCCCAGCAagagatctccctctaaccctcgGTCAACTCCAGAACCAACTCAACCTACTGGTCCTCTGTGACACAGACATCGTCGACGGCCTGGCGGTAAatgtttcagtgatttttgtttGTCCAGGTTTCCTTAAAGTAAAGTCTGTGGAAAGTAGCCATTTTATTTGGCCTAGTCCTATTATTTTGTAGGGAACCATTCAGGATCAGGTGGCTTGCCAGGCTAGTCTCATGTGGCCATCCTTCAAAATCTTGTCTCTTCGACTCATGAAGAGCCTGTGTTTCTGAGGCTAGCCTAGTCCCAGATATGTATGTGCTTTCTTGCCACCACATTTgaagttttattagtcgtatttCCAAAGGATACACCGTCCAACGAAATGTTTACTTGTATGTTCCTTcttgacaatgcaacaacaataagaaataataaaagataagaatacaaACAAAGTATATTTCTCAGTAGAATAGAAGAACATTTTGAGCATACGTATAAAGTATGATTTTTGTCTTGTTTGGCatgaggagttggcaagacaacacaGGTTGGAACATACTTTACTAAGAATAGGCCTATAATATCTCCATTTGTTTGGATTGAATCATCTCTGTAAGCTTTGATTACATTTTCCCctcatgtttttttcccctctttaGATCAACAGCAATTTGAACCCTGAAGCACAAGAATTCGTACCAGGGTTGAAGCACTGAGACTAGTCCTCTGATGAACGAATCATCTGTCCACGCTGAAGCCAGTGTAGGAAGATCTGTTGGAGTTCTGTTACTCTGTTGCACTTAATGTGTTGCCAAAGTTTTCCAGCTAGCCCTGCATGTTTAACGTTTTGAATAATGTTGTGTACATAAATCATATGTTTGTTGTTACTCTTCTGAATGTAAAAACCGTGTAGGAGCCAGAAGACCATTTACTTATATTTCTTATTTGAATATTATAGGCCTATGTTATGTAAGTTGTTCTAACATACCTGCCCCATCAAATAATAATTTTCTGTTCAATCAAAACTAGTGGTTCATCTCAATCACAAGATGTATTTTTCATTAGATCTTTGTTTGCGTTATGAATTCAGTAAGAAAGTGCAGAGAACATATTTCTTTATACAGTCTCATTTTGTTGAAATGCAGTTTGCTATGAGATATGTAATATCTTAGCCGGGTTTAAAGCTGGATGTTATAAATTAGATTACCTACTTTATAATATGTCTCTTTTTTTGTGTTCTACATTTTACTTTCTTTTCAGTCTGAAATGCCAGGCTTATTTTAGATTTTATTTTCATTGCACCTCTTCTTCCTGACATTATCTTTCAGAGCCTGGAGCTTGAAATCCTACTGCCATGTCGATGTTGACTTTAGTTTTTTCTAAATTCACCAAAGGAAAACTACTGTATAAAAACTTATCAAAACTATTGTacaaaaatctaaatgtttttttctttaggtatttgaaaataaatgttgGACTATATATTTTGTGATTTCACACAACAAATCATGGCCCCTGATCAATTCATACTCTTGTTTTATATATAGCAAACAAACTGCACTCGATTCTtatgggtgcgttcgtaaattcgcgCTGGCTCTATACTCCGATTTCAAAATTCTCTCGTCTGAGAGTGACAGAGCGCAGAATGATTTGTGAATTTCGCTCAACACCGGTAGAATAAGGTCGGTGTCAGTAaaatgttgccagcagcacagttacagccaccaacgctctggataacatgaaaacagctctGCTATGGCAAATAAAATAgtcagtgaggtgttctctcatttgtgtctggaagtagttaGCTTGACTGCGGTTGTGAGGTCCGACCGCTCGGTTCAACCccactcctcggccagagcgtccagtgtacgctctgaatttacgaatggccAGAGCGCACTCTGGAAAGGCAGATGCATTTTTACGAAAACACACTACTTAAAAAAAAGTGGTTACTTCCGGTTCCGGTTTAGACGCCtgggaagctagctagctacttcgaTACAGGTTTCAGTAAGATACTTAACGAATTAACGTATATGCCGACATTTTATGTTTGTATGTATTCACaaattatctttaaaaaaaaatgctaacGTGAGAGGAAGTTAGCTAGTTGACGTTAGCTTTGCTAGCTCAGCCACTGTCCGTTTCAAGTAAATGTAAACAGCAACGTTATGCTTTTAATAATTTCGATGACCTTTCCCAATAGCCTAATATTGAAT containing:
- the LOC139391134 gene encoding polyadenylate-binding protein-interacting protein 2-like, encoding MKDPSRINNTPSLSNSELILHGQFINDDNPFAEYMWMENEEEFNRQIEEELWEEEFIEQCFQEMLEEEENEWFIPARDLPLTLGQLQNQLNLLVLCDTDIVDGLAINSNLNPEAQEFVPGLKH